taattattcatattttataattatgaaataattttttaaaattatatttttattaattaaattaattaaatatgtttagattcttttaaataataataattactttgaaatagatttaattaaattttaatattaataaatatataaaaggaaTTTGAATTCAGATAGAATAATTTAGAGGTATACAATCCACTACTAGTATAAAGAGGATATACATAGaaaataaactaataatttgttttatattttttcacttTGATATGCTAATTTTATTTACgcctattgaataaaaaatttaaatttttttatatttatatacattttaaatttaaaatcttatatAATAAAGTGAattctttcctcttttactttaattttaactattaatttcCATCAAttctaactaaaattttttaatcaattatcattatcatataatataaattattatttttatggcctattgaataaaataaattccaaCATTCACAttactttatatttatatccaaaattgtaatattttaataacaaaaataatttttttcaatttattacgATTATAATTAagagatttaaattaaataaataaaaattaataataaattataatatttatttgattcactttttttagttatttcaaaattattatctattttttttatgttataataatatataaattaattattataattctattttatttttaaaaaatctctcaaaatatcttttattactccttttattttataatttttttcactttgtttttttatatgtattaaaaaatataattttttattaatttattaattataaccattttaaatatattaagtttattaaatactaaaaaatatttttagagatttcttgaatataaaataaaataaaatagaattataataacagtcaatttatatattagtatagtataaaaatataaacaataatttttaaataattaaaaaaatatacataaaattataaGAGGAAAGGATGGTATAATtgaaaagtttattaaaaaaattatatttctttgtaaaacaattaaatggataaaaattataaaatggaataaataaaataattactacacagccttttatttaaaaaagaaaaaaaaaagttgttaGTTGAAAACTCcagatttttatttataaaatttaattaattaattaatatatgttcCTTATTTGATGTAATTTATTATACCATAACTTGAAATAACGTTCTAATTAAGTTTATTGAACTATTATATATCTTATGGTAGAATTTTTGAGATAGCTGATTGATAAATAATTCTAAACTTTCACTTGTTGCCCAccattctttattattattatttttccaaTCTAAGAAAATGTGGTGTTGGATTGACAAGGATAGAGTTTGTCATACCCATCTCAACTTGCTATATCATCTTTGGCCTCACTATATTAGTTAGGCAAAGATGATGAGATTCTCTCctgcagtttttttttttttttttcaaaaaaaaaaaatcgatagGCAATTATCATAAACAATCCCCAAAAAAATTttccaattatatatataatttcaacaTTTTGCTAAtgatatatttctaaaatttcatttatatcATATGTGTATAAATTATCTTTATTAGGGATTTAAATAGACACTTGAAAAGTATTTttgctaaattattttatatagaagtttaattttgaatgattgtaaattttaaactctaaaattgatatttttattagatgATTTATCGTAATACTATTTTAGCGGCTCATATTTTGGCTAGAAAATCTATTAGATataatcgtctctctgtttGAAACAACATCtctctttatttgataaaattttattaatacaataaatagttttgttttaaaaaaaatactaacaaattttaataatattaattatcaattttcaagttttaaaatctcaattcaaattaattatattaaatagattattgaattaatataattttttttcagaaaaaattaaatatatgtgAAGTTATAAGCATATTTAAATATATGCACACAGTACTTTAATTgtctatcaattttttttaaccaaattcaaaattaaattccgtttgaataatttaatatttattctatcctataattttgtatattttacttttttacacattaaaaaatataattttttattaatttttaattatacacCTTTTAaacacattaaattttattaaatattaagagatattttaaaaaatttcttttaaataaaataaaattaaatagaactataataattaatttatatattattataatttgaaaaaaaaaataataatattgtgataatttaaaaaaatgataaaaattatgaaaggagtaatttatttttgttgaaagttaataaaataaaaaaaagaaaatctataAGGAAGACTATGATCTCTCGCCAATTAATCCTTCTAACATTGCAACTTCACCTCCTAGAGTTCCCaaagctatatatatatacatatatgagctccatcttttaaattttagttcccATTTTCTGCTTTGCCCATCTGTAGAACAAGCTGCTATCCATTCCCAGAAGAGAAATAGCATCATCGCTTGCTCATGGGCAAAGCTGACTAGAAGATGGAGAAATACATAAAGATCAAAATAAATTAGGAAAGACATTAAGGGACTCACAATACATAAAGAGTTCATGGGTGCTGTTTTGGGAGGAAGCTGGAGGGAAGTAAATCTTGCAGAAGGCCATAATCAGGGAGATGATGGAGCTGCTGCTGTGGAGCAAATAGGTTTGGATAGAACATGGCAGTAGGGTCACCATGGTGGCTGTTGTCATCTGGTGGAAGCAAGCGAGCGAGGAGGTCCTGAGGAAAACTTGGTCGATGGGGCATTATTGAAGATGTGGATGGCAGAAGCGAATTAGGTGACAGAATTCCAGGTGCAGCATTTGGTCGAATAGTTGCAGGGCATTGATGGTTATGTTTCCCTTCGTATGTGGTGATCACAATTGATGGGTCCTGGAATGATCTCTCTATTCGTTTCTTCACTGTGCACATTTGAGTGGTGCATCTGTAATAGCTTCTGCAATATAAAATGGCAAACCATATGAAATACATAGGAATATTTTCAAGTGATTGTCTAATTTTCTCTAACGAAATATACTTATTATATTAactattattttctcttttctcaattaaatttatattctttaATCACTAGAATGCAAAATGTTGGGCAATCACTCGCTATCATTTctcaataattaataaataaaatgcagTCAGAGGGAATTTAGTGGAAATAGAACCTTGGATAAGAACTATTCTTGACAGCCTTCTGGCCGTACTTTCTCCATTTGTAACCATCTTCAAGCAGATCAATCTCACTCTTGGTCAAGAAGCAAaaccttgcctctctttccccTTTCTCTTTCTGTTTTGTCTTGCTCTTCGAACaactatatatatacatatgcaaaaaaaaaaaaaagtttgaatTAAACAAAGCAATTCCTAATCATTAAGCAATTCCTTAAAAGAACAACTCTTAGAGCTACTAGCTAGGGTTTGCAGGCTTCTTATTATATAAACTCTAATTTCCTAATTTTAATTAACAAGTATATTAAAAAGattcaaatattaatttcaaaGAATTGAATATATGGCGTGCATAGAGATAAGTTTTGTTGTAATTATTATAAGCTCGAAAAGTACCATCtcagtagaagaagaagaagataggaCTTTAAAACCCTAGATCTATGCATCTCCAGAAGAATAAACAGGACTACATGACTTGCTAAACTTTTACCACATGAATCTACAAAGAAGAACCAATTGAGAACCTACACTTTGTTTTTAGTCTTTTCCATGGCATCCTGATGTTGTTTctgatggtggtggtggtgcttTTCTTTGGTCTTGGGTGAGGCTTGTTGGGTTGCTGCATCATTAGATGAAGAAGATATTGATGAATCTGGGGTGGAAGGGTGTCCATCATTGGCGGGTGGTGATGATGATTTTCCAGCTGGTGCACCTGAACAGTGGTGGATAGAACTGCTAATAACCTCAGAAGGAGAGCAAGGCATGTGGTCAAAGGCTGTGGATAAGGTGTTATAGTCCATAGATAGGCACTCAGTGAAGCTCATGAAGGGATCAGAGCATGGTAAAGTTTGTCGTATCAGTGATGGTTGATTATTGTACATCGTTGATGGGTGGTTGTCGTCGAAGAATGGAAACTCCGACCGGCCCCCGGATCCCCTCTGATTACTGTAGTGAAAAGGATCATGTTGGAAAGGGTTTTTGTTTTCATTATTTGACatagatgaagaagaagaagaagaagaagaagaagaagaagatagagCACACAGATAAGTAAATAAAGCTACCAGAGAAAAGGTATAACAAAATGTTTGCTAATTTGTTCTTATGTAAACAAAAATAGTCATTTTATGTTAGGttttctttgaaaaagaaaaacctcTTACCTACCTTTTTTGTGAGAGAAGAAAGTAATTTGCTTACATGGCTGGCATGGCTTTTCTTGAGCTActcatttcaattttttttttattttataatttccaacaaagaaattttaataactgaaaaaaaaaaagtttaaccCAGAATCTaaattttgctttaaaaaactGCTCACTCGTACAGTGGCCTCAATAGGAACCATGCATGATACCATATAGAGTAGGAAATTCATTATAGAGAGCGTAAGttctgaaaaaattaatttttttacagaaacaaaaaacaaattagttattcatatatataagaaagatatatataatattaataaatttaatttaataatctgAAAAGTTATTCAGTGTTTTGAAACTTGGCAGTTATTATTGGTATAAGAATTTAGAGTCTTTGGGATTTGgttaagaaaagaagaagaagaaagaatttAAGAGATGGTGATCGGAGGAGTCGATATATAAAGGAGGACGTACTAATAATGGTCAATTTTAGAGTTTGAATTGAGGGCTCTGAAATTGGCACGTGTACAAGACAGGCACCGTTTTTTGACCAAAAGCTGGCACGTGGGAGACCATTTTTCTAAGTACGCATTGCTGGCTGGACCTTCACGTCATCTTTTATCTCCTTTACTCCCGAATTTTGTGGCATTCTATTGTTGAGGGGTTAGATAATGAatcttgtttattttcttaaaattaaaaaaaaaaaaaagaaaagaaaagaaaagaaagcgtGCGAGAGAAAGAAAGAGGCGAAGGTTTATAATGACTTTTTTGGTCTAATTCTTTTAGGTGAGGTCCCTTTTGGATCCGTGGTTTTGTTTCTGTGGCCGTGGACTCGCTTTGGATCTTGGTTATTTTCCCTGTTTGGGGAATGGCATTCGAATTGTGCCTGACTGTTCTATAGGTGGGGGTTAATCACAAGTGGGTTCTTACTTTAAGCATAGTTAGAATTTTGTTGCATGCATACGATAGTAGTGATTTTAAAATGTCATTGGTCAGGCCACATTAAATTTAACTTGCAGAGAGATTAGTCGGTGAACATTTCTTTTATTAAGTTGTGCTTCTAATTGTCCTtagcttttaattttataaaatttacgttgtttttttttatcaagattTTATAACTTTTTTCTATCGTAGTTTATCCTACTTAATGTAATGcaattttacatataaaaaaagtaataaataattaaaaaaaaaactagaagtTAGCGTTAAATATGTCAAGGGAGTAGATGATATCAAATATAAGTAAATAACTGACTATAAATCagttaaatatgaaaataattttttaaaaagaaaaggtaTTTACTAAGAAAAAGGTGTGGTTATGAATAATAATTGAGACACATATGGACAAAATTAAAGTCAATATTCTATGAATGCTTAGAAACGTATAATATAATTATGCGTTTCCCCATATTTAATGTGAATATAAATTCaatacttttataaaaaaaattgaaagaatttaaaattctaCATTATCAGTCACATAAGATCAATTTCTACCTATAtagtttaataatatattttgtaaaacTTCTGTATAATTGTATTCGGATTGAGCATACAAATTTGATAATGCACAAATGGAATCTAAATTTAAAGTATCAAATTCTTGTTTgcctttattaaaattaattaactttacaaataaattttacatattaaaaattaaaaatatcaatgactttttcttattttacatataaaaaaaacgATGTATTTTTAGTTCAAATTCAACTACAACCACTTGAAGTGAATAGCGTCTTTTTCTAAAATTATGCACAGCAATCAAAAGATCCGACCACTTAATTTATAattcataaatattgataatatcTTTCATTTAGGAATATCTTAGGATGGCATAGTGTTAAAATTAAGAGTAAAATTCAAACAATGAAAAGTTTATAATTATATCTAGGCAACCAAAGACAAAGaaaagcatatatatatatatatatatatatatatatatatatatatatatggagatTTTTGAATTAGTCAATCATTCTAATTGCCGCTGAATTTAGTTGAAGCCAAGATCAAGCAGAGGAAACATTTAAACATTTGGAGACGAAGATGCCTTTTA
The Manihot esculenta cultivar AM560-2 chromosome 1, M.esculenta_v8, whole genome shotgun sequence genome window above contains:
- the LOC110622160 gene encoding WRKY transcription factor 71, with the translated sequence MSNNENKNPFQHDPFHYSNQRGSGGRSEFPFFDDNHPSTMYNNQPSLIRQTLPCSDPFMSFTECLSMDYNTLSTAFDHMPCSPSEVISSSIHHCSGAPAGKSSSPPANDGHPSTPDSSISSSSNDAATQQASPKTKEKHHHHHQKQHQDAMEKTKNKVCSKSKTKQKEKGEREARFCFLTKSEIDLLEDGYKWRKYGQKAVKNSSYPRSYYRCTTQMCTVKKRIERSFQDPSIVITTYEGKHNHQCPATIRPNAAPGILSPNSLLPSTSSIMPHRPSFPQDLLARLLPPDDNSHHGDPTAMFYPNLFAPQQQLHHLPDYGLLQDLLPSSFLPKQHP